The window ACGTGGTGTGGTTCCGCGTCGGCCGCAAGGCGAACGAGACCGAGAACGTGTTCGCGCGCGTCGAGCCCGGCAAGATGATGATCACCTTCGACCGCGGCGACTACTGGCAATGCGCCTATGTCATCGCCAAGGGACAATACGACGCGGTGAAGGCGAGGGGATTGCAGGCGCTGCTCGACGACGTCGTTCGCATGGCGCCGATCCTGAAGAGCGGCATTGCCGATGTGAAGAGCTTCGACGACGTCAAGCTGCTCACCGTCGCGATAAACCGTCTGAAGCGCTGGACGCAGCCAGGCCTGCTTCTCATCGGCGACGCCGCCCATGCGATGTCGCCGGTCGGCGGCGTCGGCGTCAATCTCGCCGTGCAGGATGCGGTCGCGACCGCAAATTTGCTGGCGGACAAGCTGCAAAACGGCTGTCCGTCGGAGCACGAGCTCGATGCCGTGCGCCGTCGCCGGGAATTCCCGGTGAAGATGACGCAGCGAATGCAGATGATCGTGCAGAACAACATCATCAGCGGCGCCTTGCAGGGCGGCGACCGGCCGCTGAAAGTGCCGCTGATCGTGCGTCTCATCACTGCGCTGCCGTGGCTCCAGGGCATTCCGGCTCGCCTGCTCGCGCTTGGTGTCCGGCCCGAGCACGTGCAGTCGAAGGCTGCGCCGGCACGGTAGCGCAAGGACCCGGTAGGGATAACGCGGCGTTAAATCGCGCTCAGCGCGTTGCCTGCGTACAACAGTTCAGATGGATTGAAAGCGCGCTGCTTGCCAATCCGGCGTCTTAACTGTCTTGATTCAAATTTGAGTAAGAACTGCGTGTGAGCGTGCACCCATCAAAGGACACGGGGTGTACCATGCGTAACAAGTTGATTGCCGCCTTCGCCTGCACGACCGCTCTGGTTTCGACCGGCGCCGCTTCCGCCGCCGATCTCGGTGCGCGTTACACGAAGGCGCCCGCCTATGCGGAGCCGCTGTTCAACTGGACCGGCTTCTATGTCGGCGGCCACATCGGCGGCGCATGGACCAACGAGCAGTTCATCAACAACGGGACCGGCGCGCCATTCGGCGATCTGACCCCGGGGCAGGGCTACCGTCAGCGCAACTCCGGCATCCTGGGCGGCGCCCAGATCGGCTACAATTGGCAGGCCAACAACTACGTGTTCGGTATGGAAGGCACGATCTCGGGCCTCGACAACAAGGGCTCGTTCTTGAACACCGCGTTCGGCGCGGGTGACGACGTGTTCTCCTGGCGCGCCAATGTGCTTGCCACCGTGGTCGGTCGCGCGGGCTTCGCCGTGCAGAACAACCTGTTCTACATCAAGGGCGGCTATGCCGGCGTGAACAACCGTCTGTCGGTCACCGATACAGTTGGCGTGGCCACCGGTTCCGGCGGTCAGACCCATTGGGCCAACGGCTGGACCGTCGGCGCCGGCTGGGAATACGGCATCACCCGCAACTGGATCGTCGGCCTCGAATACAACTACGCAGCCTTCGCTAGCCAGACCTATCAACTTGGCGGCACCTCGGGCAATTACAGCTTCGATGCCAAGCCGCGCGATCTCCAATGGGCCGTCGTACGCGCCAGCTACAAGTTCGACGCGCCGGTCATCGCTCGCTACTGAGTGGGTCAACGAACGACCAAGCAGCCATAAAAGACGATCACTGCCCAAATTTAAAAGCCCCGGCATTGTCCGGGGCTTCTTTTTTGTGTGTAGGTTTCTGGCGTATGGCTTACGCCATCACCGAGAACCCGCCGTCGACGGGGATCGCGGTGCCGGTGACGAAGTTGGAGGCGGACGAGGCAAGGAACACGGTGATGCCGGCGAAGTCGTCGATGTCGCCCCACCGCCCCGCCGGCGTGCGTGCCAGCACCCGCTCGTGCAATCCCGATACCTGCTGCCGCGCACCGCGGGTCAGGTCGGTGTCGATCCAGCCGGGAAGGATGGCATTGACCTGGATGTTGTCGGGCGCCCACGCATTGGCGCAGGCGCGCGTGTACTGAACGATGCCGCCCTTGCTCGCCGCATAGGCCGTTGCGAAGCTCGCGCCGAAGATCGACATCATCGAGCCGATGTTGATCACTTTGCCGTTGCCGGAAGCCTTCAGCGCCGGATAGGCCAGCTTCGAGCATAGGAAGGCGCTGGTGAGGTTGGTGTTGATCACCGTATTCCACTCGTCGAGCTCGAGCTCGTGCGGCGGCTTGCGGATGCTCATGCCGGCATTGTTGATGAGGATGTCGATGCGGCCGAGATCCCGGACGACACGCTCGATCATCGC of the Bradyrhizobium sp. WSM1417 genome contains:
- a CDS encoding FAD-dependent oxidoreductase — its product is MKPDTSQNLQGAWLKVRCCIVGGGPAGMMLGYLLGRAGIDVVVLEKHADFFRDFRGDTVHPSTLQVMDELGLIDGFLKLPHQRLQKMDGLFGGTPVRIADLSRLRTKYPFIAFMPQWDFLNFLREAGQRFASLKVMMNTEAVDLIRRGETIAGVRANTPDGIVDIEADLTIACDGRHSTVRQRSGLQVEEIGAPMDVVWFRVGRKANETENVFARVEPGKMMITFDRGDYWQCAYVIAKGQYDAVKARGLQALLDDVVRMAPILKSGIADVKSFDDVKLLTVAINRLKRWTQPGLLLIGDAAHAMSPVGGVGVNLAVQDAVATANLLADKLQNGCPSEHELDAVRRRREFPVKMTQRMQMIVQNNIISGALQGGDRPLKVPLIVRLITALPWLQGIPARLLALGVRPEHVQSKAAPAR
- a CDS encoding outer membrane protein; amino-acid sequence: MRNKLIAAFACTTALVSTGAASAADLGARYTKAPAYAEPLFNWTGFYVGGHIGGAWTNEQFINNGTGAPFGDLTPGQGYRQRNSGILGGAQIGYNWQANNYVFGMEGTISGLDNKGSFLNTAFGAGDDVFSWRANVLATVVGRAGFAVQNNLFYIKGGYAGVNNRLSVTDTVGVATGSGGQTHWANGWTVGAGWEYGITRNWIVGLEYNYAAFASQTYQLGGTSGNYSFDAKPRDLQWAVVRASYKFDAPVIARY
- a CDS encoding SDR family NAD(P)-dependent oxidoreductase, which translates into the protein MTSSRFDLRGKVAIVTGGNGGIGLGMARGLADAGANIAVVGRNQTKSAAAVADLSQRGVKAISVATDVTDKAAIAAMIERVVRDLGRIDILINNAGMSIRKPPHELELDEWNTVINTNLTSAFLCSKLAYPALKASGNGKVINIGSMMSIFGASFATAYAASKGGIVQYTRACANAWAPDNIQVNAILPGWIDTDLTRGARQQVSGLHERVLARTPAGRWGDIDDFAGITVFLASSASNFVTGTAIPVDGGFSVMA